From the genome of Nitrospirae bacterium YQR-1:
CTTGAGCTCAAATTTGGTTTAACCGGACTTGAGCTGATGAATATGGTTAGAGTTATAAATACTGTGGATAAATTGGAAGAGCTCAAGAATCTTATCAAGAAAGCCAATTCACTGGATGAACTGAGGGGGGTTTTGACAAGGAGTGTATAAACAAAGACGGTGCTTACCAGCTGGGTCGATTATGAAATGTACGATTACCTGATATTTTTTGTAATATAAGTCCTTCTGTAGTGATTGAGGGATGGTGACATAACACCATCCCCCGTAAATTTATAATTTTCTGTTAATATGCAAACTTATTAGTACCATCCTCGCAGTTATGTCCTACCAGATTTCGTTTCGGAGAGGTTGTACCCTGAAAACAGCTCTGAGGGGTCAAGGGGAAATCATTTCCCCTTGCGGATGGGTATTAGGGAAGGCAGCGCCTTCCTTAAATATCCTTCTCCCATTATCTTTATTACTCACACGCTGCGGCGGATTATATCGCTTACAGCAGCGGCGGGAGGAAGTGGGATAACGACTGATTGTTCGTTATGAGCGGAGATTATTTCATTTCCATCCGTGTCTTTTATGTGTGTTATCTCAAATTCGGGATTTTGATGATTTATGGTTTGGCATATAAGGGTATCCCCGACTTTTAAATTGTTTCTCAGTGAAACCATGCCTGTACCGTTGCTGTTAAGTGCTTTAATTACGCCTACCAGAGTGTGGGTTGCTTTGTAGATTTCAGTCTCGTTATGGTTATAATCACTCTGGGGCTGGGGCCCTAAAAACATGCCGGTTGTAAACCCCCTGTTTGAGGACATTGCAAGTGTTTGCATCCAGCGCTCTTTTACCTTGTAGGAGTCAGCTGAGAGTGTATCAATTGCCTCTCTGTAAACTCCGGTTACTGCGGCAAGATAGTTTATGCCTTTAATTCTGCCCTCAATTTTAAAGCAGTTAATGCCTGCCTTGCAGAGTTTATCCAGATATGGAAGCATACATAAATCCTTTGAGCTAAGCATGTAAGCACCGCTGTCATCTTCATAGACGGGAAAGTACTCGCCCGGGCGCTTTTCCTCCATAAGTGCATACCGCCACCTGCATGAGTTGGTACAAAGCCCACTGTTGGCGGAGCGATTTGCTAAAAAACTGCTCATATAACATCTTCCGGAGTAGGATATACATATGGAGCCATGTACAAAACACTCCAGTTCAATGGCGACATGCTCTCTTATCTCTGAGATTTCCTCTATAGATAACTCCCTTGAAAGCACAAGCCTTGAGGCTCCCAGCCGCTGCCAAAATTCAGCGCTATTGTAATTGGTTATATTGGCCTGAGTGCTGATATGTATCTGTACCTGAGGTGCATGTTTTGAAATCAGTTCAAACACTCCCGGATCGGAAATTATTACAGCATCGGGAGCTGAGGCTGCCAAAAATCTGATATGTTCTGTTATTAAGCCAATATCTCTGTTGTGCGGAAAAATGTTTATGGTGACGTATGCTTTTTTACCTGCAGCGTGGGTTAATTCGATGG
Proteins encoded in this window:
- a CDS encoding U32 family peptidase; the encoded protein is MKQPELLAPAGNLEKLNVALHYGADAVYFGLSELSLRAKSGNFSQEQLQKAIELTHAAGKKAYVTINIFPHNRDIGLITEHIRFLAASAPDAVIISDPGVFELISKHAPQVQIHISTQANITNYNSAEFWQRLGASRLVLSRELSIEEISEIREHVAIELECFVHGSICISYSGRCYMSSFLANRSANSGLCTNSCRWRYALMEEKRPGEYFPVYEDDSGAYMLSSKDLCMLPYLDKLCKAGINCFKIEGRIKGINYLAAVTGVYREAIDTLSADSYKVKERWMQTLAMSSNRGFTTGMFLGPQPQSDYNHNETEIYKATHTLVGVIKALNSNGTGMVSLRNNLKVGDTLICQTINHQNPEFEITHIKDTDGNEIISAHNEQSVVIPLPPAAAVSDIIRRSV